The following is a genomic window from Mycolicibacterium sp. TY81.
CCGCCACCGGATTGCTTGGTGTCGGCCAGGGCCTCGGCGCCCAGCGCCTCGATGGCGTGGGTCATGATCCGAGTCGACAGCTCCTCGTTGACCACGGGCGGGACGCCACGGCGGTACAGCACCGTGTGATCGACGTTCAGCGGCGCCAGCAGCGACGAAACAATCTCGCGGACAATCGATTCCATCTCCACCCAGGCGTCGCGGCTGGCCGTGCGGATGGTCCCGGCCAGGGTTCCCGTCTGCGGAATGGCGTTCGAGGCGAAACCGGCGTTGACCGCGCCCCACACCATCACGGTGCTGTGCCGCGGGTCGACGCGACGCGACAGGATGCCGGGCACCCCGGTGATCAGCGCACCGAGCGCGTAGACGAGATCACCCGTCAGATGCGGGCGGGACGTGTGCCCGCCCGGCGAGTGCAGCGTGATCTCCATCTGGTCGGCGGCCGAGGTGATGGGCCCCGGAATGGTGGCGACCTTGCCGACCTCGAGCCGCGGATCACAGTGCAGCGCAAAGATTCTCGACACACCGGCCAGCGCGCCCGCAGAAATCGCGTCCAGCGCGCCACCGGGCATCAGCTCCTCGGCCGCCTGGAACACCAGGCGCACACCGACCGGCAGCGTCGGTGCCGACGCGAGCGCCAACCCGGTGCCGAGCAGCACCGCGGTGTGAGCGTCGTGCCCACAGGCGTGTGCCACGTTGGGGACCGTCGAGGCGAACGGCAGCCCGGTGCGCTCGTCCATCGGCAACGCGTCCATGTCGGCGCGCAGGGCGATCCGCGGCCGGTCCTCGGGAC
Proteins encoded in this region:
- a CDS encoding M20 family metallopeptidase, giving the protein MTLSDHAERWLATNYGDLVGWRRHLHANPELGRQEFETTKFVATRLAEAGLNPKILPGGTGLTCDFGPEDRPRIALRADMDALPMDERTGLPFASTVPNVAHACGHDAHTAVLLGTGLALASAPTLPVGVRLVFQAAEELMPGGALDAISAGALAGVSRIFALHCDPRLEVGKVATIPGPITSAADQMEITLHSPGGHTSRPHLTGDLVYALGALITGVPGILSRRVDPRHSTVMVWGAVNAGFASNAIPQTGTLAGTIRTASRDAWVEMESIVREIVSSLLAPLNVDHTVLYRRGVPPVVNEELSTRIMTHAIEALGAEALADTKQSGGGEDFSWYLEEVPGAMARLGVWPGVGPQLDLHQPTFDLDERALGVGVRVLVNIIEQSAAF